One window from the genome of Cucumis melo cultivar AY chromosome 12, USDA_Cmelo_AY_1.0, whole genome shotgun sequence encodes:
- the LOC103501539 gene encoding 50S ribosomal protein L9, chloroplastic codes for MASITTALSWSSSLVDMGLPNVAGNIEETAKFSYGRTAMAVVAQKKASKSRKIILKEDVPDLGKKGQLIDVKAGYYRNYLFPMGKAQIVTPVLLKEMRIEEERIEAEKKRVIEEAQQLALIFETVGAFKVKRKGGKGKQIFGTVTAQDLVDIIKAQLQRDIDKRIVVLPEIRETGEYVAELKLHPEVTARVRVNVFAN; via the exons ATGGCTTCTATCACAACTGCTCTGTCGTGGAGTTCTTCCCTTGTGGATATGGGTCTACCAAATGTAGCTGGAAACATCGAAGAAACTGCCAAGTTCTCATATGGAAGGACCGCCATGGCTGTTGTGGCGCAAAAGAAGGCTTCGAAGTCAAGAAAG ATAATTTTGAAGGAGGATGTTCCGGACCTGGGAAAGAAAGGGCAGCTTATTGATGTGAAGGCTGGGTATTACAGAAACTATCTGTTCCCCATGGGCAAGGCCCAGATTGTCACTCCAGTTTTGCTCAA gGAAATGCGGATTGAAGAGGAAAGGATCGAGGCTGAGAAAAAGCGG GTAATAGAGGAGGCACAGCAACTCGCTCTGATTTTTGAAACTGTTGGAGCTTTCAAGGTGAAACGAAAAGGTGGAAAAGGAAAACAGATATTTGGAAC TGTCACAGCACAGGATCTTGTTGATATTATCAAGGCACAACTTCAGAG GGATATCGATAAACGGATTGTTGTTCTTCCCGAGATCAGGGAAACAGGAGAATATGTTGCAGAGTTGAAGCTTCACCCTGAAGTTACTGCTCGAGTGAGAGTGAATGTTTTTGCCAACTGA